In one Drosophila albomicans strain 15112-1751.03 chromosome X, ASM965048v2, whole genome shotgun sequence genomic region, the following are encoded:
- the LOC117564483 gene encoding gustatory receptor 5a for trehalose, with protein sequence MVRGGSSHKCSEDFCLFAAAATQRRHLFLHNGGFHEAIAPVLVIAQCFSLMPVCGIYAATAQGLRFSWRSWRTWYSVLCICSLSVDTIFTINMTAHSLLDVRNVEPIIFHVCNLLGFCVFLQLARKWPSLMRHWAAVEKQLPPHQNWKQREHLARRIHQVAMLLLSLSLVEHLLSIIAFVYHDLCPSRRDPIESYLFATGPQLFHLFAYSNWLGWLGKLQNVLLTFSWSYMDIFLMLLGIGLNDLLTRLTCHLQHAVQQPMPEEFWTHTRKRYRAIVELIYEVDDAVSVLIIVSFGSNLYFVCLQLLKSINTMPSTVHAFYFYFSLSFLIGRSTAVLLFVSSVNDAARDPLLQLLRQVPHAGYSDEVSRLASELSADNVSLSGLKFFSITRKLFLTVAGSIVTYELVLIQFHEDKKSWDCHTQQLLN encoded by the exons ATGGTGCGAGGTGGCTCGAGCCACAAATGCAGCGAG gatttttgcctttttgcagcagctgctacgCAACGACGCCATCTTTTTTTGCACAACGGCGGCTTTCATGAGGCGATTGCGCCAG TGCTCGTTATAGCCCAATGCTTCAGTTTGATGCCCGTATGCGGCATTTATGCTGCAACTGCGCAGGGATTGCGCTTCAGCTGGCGTAGCTGGCGCACCTGGTACAGTGTGCTCTGCATTTGCAGCCTCAGCGTGGACACGATCTTCACAATTAATATGACGGCACACAGTCTGCTCGATGTGCGTAATGTGG AACCCATAATATTCCATGTGTGCAATCTGCTGGGCTTTTGTGTCTTCCTTCAACTGGCGAGAAAGTGGCCATCGTTAATGCGTCATTGGGCTGCCGTGGAGAAACAGTTGCCGCCCCATCAGAACTGGAAACAACGCGAGCACCTCGCCCGACGTATTCACCAAGTCgctatgctgctgctgtccctTTCCTTGG tggAGCATCTGCTTAGCATCATTGCCTTTGTGTATCATGATTTGTGTCCGTCTCGCAGGGATCCCATCGAATCGTATTTGTTTGCCACTGGACCGCAGCTTTTCCATTTGTTTGCCTACTCCAATTGGTTGGGTTGGCTGGGCAAGCTGCAGAATGTGCTGCTCACGTTCAGCTGGAGCTATATGGATATATTCCTCATGCTGCTGGGCATTGGTCTAAATGATTTGCTCACTCGACTCACGTGCCATCTGCAGCATGCTGTACAACAG CCCATGCCTGAGGAATTTTGGACGCACACACGCAAACGTTATCGCGCCATTGTGGAGCTCATCTATGAGGTGGACGATGCCGTCTCGGTCCTCATCATAGTCTCCTTTGGcagcaatttgtattttgtctGCCTGCAGCTGCTCAAGAGCATAAA CACGATGCCATCGACAGTGCACGCGTTTTACTTTTACTTCTCGCTATCGTTTCTGATAGGCCGATCCACAGCCGTGCTGCTCTTTGTGTCCTCGGTGAATGATGCGGCACGCGATCCGCTGTTGCAACTTCTGCGCCAAGTGCCACACGCCGGCTACAGCGATGAAGTGTCGCGGTTGGCCAGCGAATTGTCAGCGGACAATGTGTCGCTGAGTGGCCTCAAATTCTTCAGCATTACCAGGAAGCTATTTCTGACG GTCGCGGGCAGCATTGTTACCTATGAGCTGGTGCTCATACAGTTTCACGAGGATAAGAAATCATGGGACTGCCACACGCAGCAGTTGCTTaactga
- the LOC117568944 gene encoding translation initiation factor IF-2, with product MISSNRSSTLTLFAIFAFGCSLSLASAQYFYPGAGRAQRSLFSSGPPSGWHGGWSSPPSFELPPRSNHITKDEVLALLAAWKAAEAKPKPTPAPAPAPAPEPEPEPEPEPEPEPEPEPEPEPAPAPAPAPAPAPESPAGPPPGVPLTVSLPAFVPIQLSAMYTAPVPVAGAGLGNFGFGFAGAGAIGGGAGGGGAAAAGAAAAAGGGGAAGGGGGAAAGAAAGAAAGGDISRISRPFGTRRSNANIRFPIANPRSYASANYVAPRPRYYRTILSETAQPMRLDALPPAPFLGNPIQFVPSNWN from the exons ATGATTAGCAGCAATCGCTCTTCAACCTTAACGCTATTCGCCATCTTCGCCTTCGGCTGCAGCCTGAGCCTGGCCAGCGCTCAATACTTCTATCCCGGGGCGGGACGTGCCCAGCGTTCGCTGTTCAGCTCGGGACCACCAAGTGGCTGGCACGGCGGCTGGAGCTCTCCGCCCAGCTTTGAGCTGCCACCGCGCTCCAATCACATCACCAAGGACGAAGTGTTGGCGCTGCTCGCCGCCTGGAAGGCAGCCGAAGCCAAACCGAAACCAACGCCAGCACCAGCTCCGGCACCCGCTCCCGAACCGGAGCCAGAGCCCGAGCCAGAGCCCGAGCCGGAGCCGGAACCAGAACCGGAGCCCGAACCAGCTCCAGCCCCGGCGCCAGCTCCCGCTCCAGCACCTGAATCACCCGCTGGACCACCACCTGGTGTGCCGCTAACGGTATCGCTGCCCGCCTTTGTGCCCATCCAGCTGTCCGCGATGTACACGGCACCGGTGCCCGTTGCTGGCGCTGGCCTGGGtaactttggctttggctttgccggCGCTGGAGCCATTGGCGGTGGTGCTGGCGGTGGtggtgctgctgccgctggtgctgcagctgctgctggcggtggcggtgcAGCCGGAGGAGGTggtggagctgctgctggagctgcTGCCGGTGCAGCTGCAGGTGGCGATATTAGTCGCATCTCGCGTCCATTTGGTACACGCCGCAGCAATGCTAACATTCGTTTCCCCATCGCCAATCCAAGGAGCTACGCTTCGGCCAACTATGTGGCACCTCGTCCACGTTACTATCGCACCATCCTCTCGGAGACCGCGCAGCCAATGCG CTTGGATGCCTTGCCGCCTGCTCCGTTCCTGGGAAATCCAATTCAGTTTGTGCCCAGCAATTGGAATTAA